The Juglans microcarpa x Juglans regia isolate MS1-56 chromosome 2D, Jm3101_v1.0, whole genome shotgun sequence DNA window gtcctcCATTGTTAGAGAATGAGCACTGAGCACGCATGTATTTACTTCGACAATACTGAACGTATACACGAAGTTTAGAGGTTGTTCAATTGTCACATCCTTTGTCATCAAATCAGAAGTAAACAAAGCATATTGATAGTCATCTTCACCAACTTACCCAGCCACCCATCATCATTTAATGTCCCCAACAGCTTCTGAAAACCAACCCCCGCATCTGTAATGTTATTACTCAAGAAAACCAACCACTCGAGTCCCTGCATATCTTCTTCCCAGAGTTTTCTTTGTTGTTGCCTTTGTTTCTATTCTGAGAAAAGATGGCCATGTCTTTGACTGCCAAGTTCCCTTACCAAAGACTTGGACACGATGTTGGGTTTGGTGATCATGATGAAGAAAGAGACAGAGTGGTTATGAGATCGAGAGGTTGGTACAGGTTCAAAAGGGTGTCCATAAGGAGGAGATTGAGGCTCAAGGTTCCAAGCTTGAGAAGGTTGTTGAGGAGGAAAGTTAGACTGCTATCTGCAGTCAGAGTGTCATGGTCTTGGGCAAAGGTGGCGAGGAGATTTAAGGAGAGTCGGGCTCATTTTGGTGATCTCTTTGCAGGAAACTACCTGTTCATTCAAGTCAATCCTTCCTCATTGAAGTGCCTCAAGAAGGATAACGACCTTAATGGCTTGTCCTCTAGCTACTCTCTTCCAAGAGTACTTGCTTAACTGGTTTTCATGTCATGGTCATCATATAATTTGCTCCGCCTGTAATGTATTTTAGGCTCATATGTACGTGCGTAAGCTTAGAATGCTCTTGCTTTCTGGGTTTATGTTTCTTGCTATTTATTAGACAATATCTCTTCCTTTCCAAATACCTCCTGAGACAAAAGTGGTTGATACAAGTGTTGGGTATTGCATCTGCACACCACACCGTCTTTGCACTTTTCCAACATTGCAGACttgaaaaaaaaaccttcttcAATGTTGGGGAAAATGAAAGTTACACAACATCTTATGGTAAATTTGTCTATACCATAAATACAATTCCTGTTGGTGACATTAATCTACAGTGTTTGAACGCGGTTTTGTAAATGCCATATGCAATCGGTGTGGAacacagagaaagaaaaatgatcgGAATCAAgcagtaataataataataatatatatatatacatatatatatattttttcctccaGAAACGGAAAATGAAATTCCCAAATGCACAATAAACGAAAGGGTGTAAAAAATACACTTGTGGCAGGTGTTACCGAGTGTTGCCAGCAAATGGCTGGTAGCTATCTAAATCAATACCGTTTTGTCATGAAAGTGGGGCTGGAAGCCTGAAAGCTGAACCAATTTATTGCAGTGGCGTACTCAGGTAACAATGACAAGATATAATTtcgtgaatagtaataaaataatttgtaaatagtaataaaataatttgagttaaaatattttattagattttgaaaagaagagagaaaaaattgattaaaagtattataaaattaaaatattgtttaaaaataatcctttaatatgatttttgttttaaaatttaaaaaaagttgtattattttttatattttgtttagaagtttgaaaaagttataatgaatcaatgattagataatgatatatgaaaaagttgtaaatttaaaatttaaaaaatgtttcgtatttaaatgatatttgacaaaaaattatgaaaagttttgaaatCAATTTCATCTAAGTGCCCAAACATAGCCCAATGagtagtttggattcagagatgagttgagataggttgagattgtttgtgaatagtagaataaaagttgaattatttattatattttatgtgaaaatttgaaaaaattataatgatgagatgatatgagatgagaaatactttagatCATCAATGAAGGTACACTTAGCCTTTTATAGGTGAATTCATGTGGGATTCACTCACTTACTCtaatgtttctttatttttgtgggGGAGTGCAACTTTTGGACGTGAAATTGAtgtgtttaataatttttccttaTTTCGACTAATCTCGAGAGTACACAGCATCTATAAAGAGTTTCTCGACAAGTGCACTCGCGATGAACTCACTTATTAACAGCTGAATATCCATtacaaaatgtatttttacataTAGTGATCACAATACAAAATCTTTGACCTAAAGTTTATTAGAAATGATAAGATCAAATCAACTTCCCATGAATCGATCTTgggatgaaattaaaattgggtCAAGACTCGAGATCTCCGCCCATTATCTAACgttgaggagagagaaacagagataAGAGGGCCCAATGATTGCCTGATCCAGAACAATTACGCTAATGACATGAGGTCCAACAGATCCTAATTATTGGGCCTGAATGCGTAGCCCAGCCTAGAAAAATGGAGGGCTTAAACCCAACCGCTTAGTGGGAAACAATCCCGGAGCGAAGGGTTTTACAGGGACAATCAGAAACCCCGATTGAGAAATTGAGAGACACTGTGATCCATTTTTCTCAGAATGAAGCTCCTCTTCCGATCTATCACTGGTACTCAACCGCGTTTCCCTATCTCGAGTTTCTccaatttttaattattattttttttatttttaagattttcataGAATAAGACTTTCTCTTTTCAGGGCAGCATAGGTCAGTGGCTCGAGAGCTGGGACGTCGGTACTTCGCGGCGTCCACAGAAGAATACGCCAAGCGAAACTACGCAAATAATGTTTCCGAGTACAACACCGTTGTCGGCTCCCTCACTGCCCAAAGAAGGTCACCTTTTTTTTGCACCCTCCCATTTCCATAAACATCTTATTCTTGTaagacttaatttttttttttttttcaatagcaTGTGACTTCGTTTTGTATCTCTCTGGGCGTGTTGTGAATCTTATGATAGGCATTTCTTGTTGAGGGATGTTTACGATGATATGATGCTGGACGGAGTGCAGCCCACTAGGGACGTGTTCCATTCACTGATAGTGGGGACCATGAAAGGCGCCCGCTTGCAGGACGGCTTTTACTTCAAGGACCAAATGAAAGTCATGGGTTTGCTTCCTGATGTATGTTTacacttctttcttctttgctgtAATCCCGGTGATTTAATAATTATctgtatatgcatgtatgtacaTATGCCTTTTAGATTAATTGGGTACTTGAGGTTGTGTACGtgatttgatgttttattttccgtaagttttattttttattttcctgttAGTGCAGAAATTTATTGTTGTGATGTTCTATTAAaggtgagaaaaaaaaaattgatttgtttCAACTGTTTGACATCCGTTAGTCCAGTAATTAAGTTGATCCAAAGTTTGTGTTTGTGCTTTGTATTCTATGTCTTTGTCTGAAGATTTTGTATCCGTAAGTTATTAATCAATTTGTTATTTGTAATGGCGGTGAATGTTTTCGTGTATGTTATAGGTTAATTTATTCAACATTTTGATCTCGTTATGCGGGAAATGCAAAAACTCTGACCAGGCAATCCAGGTAGATTTTAGGATTAATTTGTACTCAACACCTTATTTCATTTTTAGGCCTCTATCAGCTTATTGCGGCCAATTTTGTTCCTTGATAATGTTTGCTCCTTGAATAAAAGATTttggaagaaatgaagaaatctGAAGTGAAGCCTAATGCCCAAACTTTTGTCTGTCTACTCAATGCATGTGCAGCAGCAGGCCGTTTAGATCGAGTGTATGTTATTTCTTGCCATAACTTGTCTGATTGAGGGGCATTTCAGCATAAACATGTTCTGAACAACGGCCCATGCTTTGATGTGACAGGTATGCAATTGTCCGTGATATGACTGCTGCCGGTGTTGGGTTGAACAAGTTTTGCTATGCGGGACTTATAGCTGCACACAAGAACAAGACGCCTGTAGCAGATGATTTTGCCACCAAAGTAATTATCAAATATGCTTTTCTGCCGTAatcattctattttctttcattttgcatagttatctctaatattattcttttatggGAAGGTCATTGAATTTGTTGATAGGTCCAAGGAGTTTCTACCAGTTGATACAACAAGTGTAACTGCTGAAAATTTGATGATGGGTGTTTCAGAAGAAGAGCTGTATAATCTACCCACTGCCGAATATGTTAACAGGCGTGGAACTTTTTTAAATAGGGAACTGACTGTTTATCATGTTGCACTTCATGGCTGTGCAGACCTCAGGAATGTAGAGGTACTAGCTGACATCTTTGATTATGTCTTGATTTTAGATGTTAAGCCAACCTATGAGCTCCGTTGGGTCTCTGTTTGTTCGTCTGTTCTTACACAAACaatattaatctaaaatatgACAAGGTGGATGGTGTTGTATTGATGAATGGACAATGGTTGGTCCTTGAATTCTAGTGAAAGTTGTTGCTTTACCACTGGTACTGGAATCTTTGCTCAGGAAGATCTAGTCGTGAAATTAGGCTGAAACTTCACAGTTGGCATGTTTCTTACCTAGGCATGGTCCAAAAACTTGTTTCCACCATCAGCTTAGTTGACGCTcttgttgctttgttttttttcccctttcataCATATCTTATCTTTTATCataagacaaaaaagaaaaccttaaCATGTTTTTGAAAGATTTTGTCCTCATGGTTCAAATAATGCAATATGCAACAGAAAgccatgagaaaacatttccaGCCAAAACAAACATTGTAGGTTTGAAACCCTAATATGGATATCCTTACTTATTGACCATAAATTCTCTTTGTTATTTCGGAGTttagtgatttatttatttattttgattggcactgggtgtctgAGAAAAACGTCCTGACTAATTCcgagggtgcacaggccctcggcaaggagttttccgcaagtgcacgtttggtaattcaaggggaaaatccttagtccgatggcccctagagattgtttgcccccaaggggatttgaaccttagacctgggggaacataccccaagcccaaggccttaccacttgagcccctagcatggattttcatttttcctattttgtcAATTAATACTTAAgcttttagaaaatttattgttGAATGCTCTATAAGGTAGTTATTAATGATCGTGCTAGGTGATGGAAGCGTTGTTGGAAATGCTAAAGAACAATGGAAAAACTCCTGATGTCTTCATCATAATGCAAACTATGAGGTAAGTGGTTTTCGACCACTAATTTCAAAGTAATATTACAAAATGAGCTTTGGACTTCCTTAGTTGCAGAAAACGattatatgcatgtatgagtaAATAGATATCAAAATCTTCATcgttacttaaaaaaaaaaaagatattaagaTTATGGCTTAAGTTTCAATTCTTAGCACTCTTTAGCTTCCTTTGGGTTTATCCTTAACATTTCCACTGGTTTTTATCTTTGTAAGCtagctttttcattttcttttgttctatACTTTGGTTCAGGTGTGTGCGTTCTGTCTGGAATATTATCTCTATCTGCTAGACTTTACTTTTTATGTTATGTTCTGACAGCTTTCTTATCTTCATATTTGTGCATGCCTCTGTGTTCTGGAATAGTTTTTCTATTGCTGGGTTTTTCTCTTGATATCATGTGATGTTCtatccattttgtttttattttgtggtcggttttttttttcccatagtCTGTGTGCACATGAAGCAGAGGGGGCTCTTGATGTAATATTCTTTTACTCTTCTTGTCTGTCATATCTTattggtccttttttttttggccatCTCACTACAGATGTATTTATATTGTCTTCATTTACCATATATATGCAGGTGCTATTTACATTCAGGGGACATTGATCACGGTCTTAAAACTTTTGAGGACTACATGAATTCAGGGAAGCCTCCGGCAGTGGAACTATATGTGGTCAGTTTTTGACAAATATCCTAAGACATCACTTTGCTGTTGATACTGCATCCAAGCCATTGAACTAACCTATGGATGTTAAACTACTGTAATTTGTGTGGTTGTAGACACTTGTGGAGGGAGCCATGGTTGGGCATACTCCCAAGGGAATGCAACTTGCTCAAGACGCTCTGGTATGATTGACTTAATGTACAGCTTCTTGATTGTGTTCCTGATTAAGATCATTGTTGTGATCTTCATTTCTCGATCTGGTGTACATTCTATAATGCAGGTAAATATGAATTCCAGGGGCTTCTTCTTGAGCCCAAAAATTGGGAGTGATCTCCTCCTCTCAGCGTCTGGAGAAAAGGTATGcaaatatttaattgaattgCTTGGTTTCGTCCCTGTTTATGCTGTCGGTATATTCTCTAGTTTTCTTACTATCAGATATATATTGGTTTTTGCTGTCTGTTTTCCAAGTGAACTATTAAATATTTCCTTGCAGACTGGTGGATATACTACTGCCAACTATATATGGGATCTGATGCAAGCTCGCAAAGTGACTCCCTCACTTCCTGCTGTGGAAGCGTATTACAAGGGCTTGAAAGTGAGTTTCTTGCCTAGAAAGTATATTTCTTAACCGTGCATTTTTCTTGTTGCTTCTATTTAAACTGCATATATGACTCCCGACTTTCAAAGAAATCAGACTTGGTTGGTGGACTGCAAATGACCATGGATGTGTCAATTAGGAAATCATTAGCGTTTAATATTGTTTGGAAAGGATTTGAAATCTTTAAATCATACGAGCTAAAAACTGTTGTTTGAGTTGGAGGGGAACATTGGGTTACATTAATCATGCGACGGCTAGGATAGTAAGTATAATGTATCACTTGAGCACTGACTGCAGTAAGCTGTAAGAGGACATGGACATCATTTCTTGGCTCGTTCTGAGGCATTTTTTCATAGATCCAACGCGAGTAAAATGAAGTTAAGGATTGTTTCCAAAACAGCAAAATCAGAAGTCGAAACTGTTCATTGTAGAGTATTTTGGTGGGCTTTCCAATTGGTCTCAAGAATGCATGAAAATTCTGGGAATTGTTTCTAAGCCGCACTTTGCTGGTCCTCGAATAGCTGAATGTCTCTCAACATATTTGTATTATGTACATATCATTAACTGTTTCTCATTTTCAGGACCGCGAGATACCAGAAGATGATCCACGACTGTTACTGGTTTCTCGGACTTACGACAACCTTCGAGTGAGATTTGGAACCGGACCCGGAAGACCTTAGTTGGATGATAAGGAaagattttgcatttttttttttttaattgtaccCAACATTATTAGGTATTGAAGCTGGATATTTGGTTTCAAAGATTAGTACTGGCTTAATCTTTTGTGTAATAAAGTTCATGTTGAATTGGTAGGCATGTGTGATTCATAATGCTCACTGAAACTGAAAGTGTTCTCAGCTTCATGCTCTTATCTGCAAATTTAAAAGACAAActtgagttattctattctcaagtcgGTATGTAAAGTATAtcatctatattatttaaatggtaATActtgattattcaaattttaaaatttatgtttcaaattaaattatatattatgtagcACTTTATTAGATGTGCTCTAcaagaataaatattttgtatgtcATACATTTATAAGAGAATAAGGGTGTGCATAAAACAAGTGCATGCATGCTGCAAAAGCGATTTAGGGtgggtttggatgttgaagtgagttgaattgagttgagttgagatgataaaatattattagaatattattattattattttaagatttgaaaaaattgaattatttattatattttatgttgagatttgaaaaaattgtaatgatgagttgagatgagctcAACTTCCAAATGAAGCCTTAAAGTTTAAACTCCTGGAAGTAATTATTATTTAGACTTGCAAAcaaaattatttacttttaatcaCTGATCATTCCCAACTGTTAGAGCTTATTAATTCAGAATTAAAGtgtctcattattataatttttttaaatttctatataaaatatataaataatttaacttttttaaaattttaaatattaataatattaaaaaatattattttaacaatcGACTTATCTTTTTTCAACGCAATACTCCTCTCCCGAGTCGGGTTTTCATTTATTTAGCAGCAGAAATAAAAACGGTGCGTATAAATTGAGTTCCATTAGGTTGCCTCTCAAAATGACTAGAGTCTCAGATCTCCCCGACTCATCTCTTCTGCCACTCCAACTGACTCGTGCCGCCGTTTCCTCGGCCTCCACCAATCTCGGCAGCCGAGACCGACATCGGATTCTGGTGATTCCTTATGCTTATAAATCTGTTTCTATATTTCTCTTATATCTGCTTGTATTGTTTGGTTGCTTTATATGTTGCCTTTGTGAAGTGTGATTGTTGCCTTGTTGGCTTTCTTTTCTGTAGCTTGAATGGATGACAAAGATCGCGATTTTGATTCTCCACACTCAGACGGAAGTCCAAAcgtgcagaaaaataaaaagaagaagcgGTTATTCAATGAAGCAGAAGAGGTTTGCAATGATGTAAGCGCAAGAACggataaaaagaagaagaaaaagcgTTTTTTGGTAGAAGCCGGGAAGGCTGAAGATGGACAAGAGGTTAACGGAGAGAGTCGTacaaaggaggaggaagaacaCGAGGTTAATGGAATGGGTTTGCCGGTCGAGGGGAATTCGGAATCGGACGTTGAGGGTGCAAGTAGtcggaaaaataaaaggaagaagagaTTATTGAAGGAAATCGCGGCGGCTAACAGGCGCGGTGTTTGCTATTTGAGTCGGATTCCTCCGCACATGGATCACGTTACGCTTCGTCAGATTCTCTCTCAGTTTGGAGAATTACAACGGATTTATCTCACGCCTGAAAGTAagtaatcatttaaatttttaggatGGTTTTCGTTGtttacttcttcttcttgttttttttttttaatttctaaattttccatacatgtttgaattttgattttataacaGATCCTACTGCTCAAGCACATCGTAAGCGAGCTGGGAAGTTTCAACAGCAAGTATTTTCAGAAGGGTACGTGTGATTGGTATCCTTCTCAATATCTCTCATTTTGGCATAACAAGGCTCTATTGCATTGTTATTGGCAGCGTCCATTATTTGATACACATTTTTTCGCTGTGTAGATGGGTAGAATTTACGGATAAAAGGGTTGCCAAGAGGGTTGCCAATATGTTAAATGGCGAACAAGTTGGTATGTGGTTTCAGAGGCTTTGTTTAGCTTCaccacgcacacacacacacagagttaTATACGCACTTCCTAGTAACAGCATTCCCTTTCTCTTGGAATTGATAATAATTGTCTACTTTTTTGGTTCTTGTTAGGTGGGAGAAAGAGGTCGTCATTCTATTATGATCTTTGGAATATCAAGTATTTAA harbors:
- the LOC121251251 gene encoding uncharacterized protein LOC121251251; the protein is MAMSLTAKFPYQRLGHDVGFGDHDEERDRVVMRSRGWYRFKRVSIRRRLRLKVPSLRRLLRRKVRLLSAVRVSWSWAKVARRFKESRAHFGDLFAGNYLFIQVNPSSLKCLKKDNDLNGLSSSYSLPRVLA
- the LOC121250944 gene encoding pentatricopeptide repeat-containing protein At4g35850, mitochondrial isoform X1, with translation MKLLFRSITGQHRSVARELGRRYFAASTEEYAKRNYANNVSEYNTVVGSLTAQRRHFLLRDVYDDMMLDGVQPTRDVFHSLIVGTMKGARLQDGFYFKDQMKVMGLLPDVNLFNILISLCGKCKNSDQAIQILEEMKKSEVKPNAQTFVCLLNACAAAGRLDRVYAIVRDMTAAGVGLNKFCYAGLIAAHKNKTPVADDFATKVIEFVDRSKEFLPVDTTSVTAENLMMGVSEEELYNLPTAEYVNRRGTFLNRELTVYHVALHGCADLRNVEVMEALLEMLKNNGKTPDVFIIMQTMRCYLHSGDIDHGLKTFEDYMNSGKPPAVELYVTLVEGAMVGHTPKGMQLAQDALVNMNSRGFFLSPKIGSDLLLSASGEKTGGYTTANYIWDLMQARKVTPSLPAVEAYYKGLKDREIPEDDPRLLLVSRTYDNLRVRFGTGPGRP
- the LOC121250944 gene encoding pentatricopeptide repeat-containing protein At4g35850, mitochondrial isoform X2, which produces MKLLFRSITGQHRSVARELGRRYFAASTEEYAKRNYANNVSEYNTVVGSLTAQRRHFLLRDVYDDMMLDGVQPTRDVFHSLIVGTMKGARLQDGFYFKDQMKVMGLLPDVNLFNILISLCGKCKNSDQAIQILEEMKKSEVKPNAQTFVCLLNACAAAGRLDRVYAIVRDMTAAGVGLNKFCYAGLIAAHKNKTPVADDFATKVIIKSKEFLPVDTTSVTAENLMMGVSEEELYNLPTAEYVNRRGTFLNRELTVYHVALHGCADLRNVEVMEALLEMLKNNGKTPDVFIIMQTMRCYLHSGDIDHGLKTFEDYMNSGKPPAVELYVTLVEGAMVGHTPKGMQLAQDALVNMNSRGFFLSPKIGSDLLLSASGEKTGGYTTANYIWDLMQARKVTPSLPAVEAYYKGLKDREIPEDDPRLLLVSRTYDNLRVRFGTGPGRP
- the LOC121250944 gene encoding pentatricopeptide repeat-containing protein At4g35850, mitochondrial isoform X3: MMLDGVQPTRDVFHSLIVGTMKGARLQDGFYFKDQMKVMGLLPDVNLFNILISLCGKCKNSDQAIQILEEMKKSEVKPNAQTFVCLLNACAAAGRLDRVYAIVRDMTAAGVGLNKFCYAGLIAAHKNKTPVADDFATKVIEFVDRSKEFLPVDTTSVTAENLMMGVSEEELYNLPTAEYVNRRGTFLNRELTVYHVALHGCADLRNVEVMEALLEMLKNNGKTPDVFIIMQTMRCYLHSGDIDHGLKTFEDYMNSGKPPAVELYVTLVEGAMVGHTPKGMQLAQDALVNMNSRGFFLSPKIGSDLLLSASGEKTGGYTTANYIWDLMQARKVTPSLPAVEAYYKGLKDREIPEDDPRLLLVSRTYDNLRVRFGTGPGRP
- the LOC121250945 gene encoding pre-rRNA-processing protein ESF2; translated protein: MDDKDRDFDSPHSDGSPNVQKNKKKKRLFNEAEEVCNDVSARTDKKKKKKRFLVEAGKAEDGQEVNGESRTKEEEEHEVNGMGLPVEGNSESDVEGASSRKNKRKKRLLKEIAAANRRGVCYLSRIPPHMDHVTLRQILSQFGELQRIYLTPENPTAQAHRKRAGKFQQQVFSEGWVEFTDKRVAKRVANMLNGEQVGGRKRSSFYYDLWNIKYLSKFKWDDLTAEIAYKSAVREQKLALEISAAKKERDFYLSKVDKSRALNSIERRLEKKQKLKQGAGMNSELPVSQQVAKVIRHFPQKQPVADNAGQAKPQLSKDILGGVFGGS